atacatcataaaatattaaaatgtaaaaaagtgcttgttatcacgattgttttaatttgtcagttggtagtaaaagtgaatatacattgtatattgtataaaacaatgatttatgttgattcaactactattcctgacaaagaaagataactccaattgaaaatttcttgctatttcgcaatattgtgcaattagatatttcttgctattgcgcaaaactgggcaattgaaaatacttgccattgcacaatactgtgcaattgaagatttcttgctagtgcgcaatactgtgcaattgaaaatttcttgctattgcacaatactgtgcaattgaagatgtCTTGCTAttctgaatactgtgcaattgaaaatttcttgctattgcacaatacttaatatgataattttggatcctgatttggaccaacttgaaaactgggccaataattaaaaatctaagtacatgtttagattcagcatatcaaagaagcccaagaattcaatttttgttaaaatcaaactaagtttaattttggaccctttggaccttaatgtagaccaatttgaaaacgggaccaaaaattaagaatctacacagttagattcggcatatcaaagaaccccaattattcaatttttgatgaaatcaaacaaagtttaattttggaccctttgggccccttattcctaaattatttggaccaaaacttccaaaatcaatcccaaccttccttttatggtcataaaccttgtgtcaaaattttatagatttctatttacttatactaaagttatggtgcgaaaaccaagaaaaatgcttatatgggcccctttttggcccctaattcctaaactgttcggacctcaactcccaaaatcaatcccaaccttccttttgtggtcataaaccttgtgtttaaatttcattgagttctatatacttatactaaagttattgtgcgaaaaccaagaataattcttatttgggcccttttttggcccctaattcctaaactgttggaaccaaaactcccaaaagtaatcccaacctttcttttgtggtcataaaccttgtattaaaatttcatagatttctatttccttttactaaagttagCGTGCGAAaacaaaagtattcggacgacgacgccaacgtgataccaataaacgaccaaaaaattttaaatttttgcggtcgtataaaaataaagaataaaaaaatataaaatcatcaaACCTGAAAGTCAGAACTTTCCTTTTGGAACAAAAACCTATTCAATTAAAACTTGCCATGTTTTTTTGTGTGCACAAAAATAATAGTTAAAACAGCGTCACATTGATCTATTTAATAATCTAAGTAAATTGATTTTTGTGCAAAACGTTTTCTTGAAATCTGCTTTACGAATAATTAAAATGTACTTCATTAAATGAAATTCAAATGTTAAATCTGCCTTAATGTATAAAGCTAAATCTTTTTTAATCAATACTTTGCGcacagttcattttttttacattttacatttctcCCTCTTCCTCTTCCTCTCCCTCATCAAAGTCCTGTTCGTCTGCTGTTGCATCCTGATACTGTTGGTATTCAGAAACTAAATCGTTCATATTCGACTCCGCCTCGGTAAATTCCATCTCGTCCATTCCTTCACCAGTATACCAATGAAGAAAAGCTTTACGGCGAAACATAGCTGTAAACTGCTCAGAGATTCGCTTAAATATTTCTTGAATTGCTGTACTGTTACCTATAAAAGTAGCCGACATTTTCAAGCCTCTTGGTGGAATGTCACAAACAGCCGTTTTGACATTATTTGGAATCCATTCTACAAAGTATGAACTGTTTTTGTTTTGGATATTAAGCATTTGTTCGTCAACCTCCTTCATTGACATTCTTCCTCTAAAAATACAAGCAACGGTCAGATATCTTCCATGGCGAGGGTCACAAGCCGTCATCATGTTCTTTGCATCAAACATCTGTTGTGTCAGTTCCGGTACAGAAAGTGCCCGATACTGTTGACTGCCGCGTGATGTTAAAGGTACGAATCCTGGCATGAAGAAATGAAGACGAGGAAATGGAACCATATTAACGGCTAATTTCCTCAAATCTGCATTTAATTGTCCGGGAAATCTAAGACATGTTGTTATGCCTGACATTGCAGCGGACACAAGGTGATTCAAATCTCCATATGTGGGTGTGGTCAACTTCAATGTTCTGAAACAGATGTCGTAGAGAGCCTCATTGTCGATACAGAAAGTCTCGTCTGTGTTTTCAACAAGCTGATGAACAGATAAGGTTGCATTATATGGCTCAACAACGGTGTCTGAAACCTTGTAATAGAAATAATATTACAGAATTTATTAAGTGCTTAAAATTGATCATCATGAAAATATTGAATCAATAAACATTTAAAGACATATATCTATTAATAATAATGTTAATATCATAAGATTTTTGATGGAGAAATGATTAAAACCGAGCATTTCATTTTTTGTGCAAATCAAAGGTCAGTAAACATGTTGATGAACCTGTCTTAAGTTAGGAACCAGCagtcagtggttgtcttttatcataccttattaatatttttgccaTTTGAAGAATATGGAGTTcataactgatttttttatagtCTCTGTTAGATATATTCACCTCTTAGGACAATTAAAAGCATAACGTATGTAAAACCTCTAAATTTCTTCTTGTATACATTTTTGGATAAATActaaaaatttaatcaaaatctaTCATACATGGTATTTTGGGCTATATTTAGGTGTTCATGTCCCTAATGTACTAACAAAATTGAAGCAccacttttaaaaatttgaacagGGATTCCCCCAGGCATGTCTTACCCACAATATCTGAATGGCACATGCTCAATAAAACAGCAGCATTTCCATGCATGTAAATTATTACTTTAAATCGTTTaataatacaaatgttttattcaaaGCACGGGTGTTGTAAAGTCTATCTTTATGTGATGAAAGGGATACGCGTGTGCATGCCTTTGTTAAATGGACTTTTGTAGATCGTATTATTGTAGAATTGAATGTAAATGAAGCATAATATGATAATATATATTATCATTGAACAGTTAACATAGTATTTAGTAAACATGATTGGAGACTCCgagttttaacgaccttgactggctatacagccctcgcacggtcggaaATTTAGTAAACAGTATAATTTTGGATAACTCGGATTAAATTGTCTccctttgtacatgttgtattttaGTGTGGGATATCAATACGGTTATTACACGTGCGCAAATATTCAATATCAGCAGCAGCGTCATGTGGCGCGGAAAGTGTCCCGGATGAGGTTTCGGATTCCAAAAGCGTACATGTATGTAATGGACGTTTGAGAATTGGAGatcgtgttttatatttaaagatgtcCGTATGGAAATTAGAAAGAATGTTATTGCTTCAAATACAACTTTCTATAGGACCGACTACAGAACAATAGTGTGTGCACGTAAACTAAGTGGAATAGTGTGTGCACGTAAACTAAGTGGAATAAAGCGTAAATGATCAAATATACTTGGCTGCATGATTTGTAAGTTCTGCTACAACGGAGACCCATGAACATCCACTTATATGTTCTCGGCTGGGAATAGTATACTAGGCTTGAGGTATAacaccccccctccccccaaacaCTTTTATTTCATCTACCTTATTtattttctcaatattttttttttaatatttttgctgTTATAAACACAACCTTACTTTGGGAGCCGTTCACATAGTATGCCTACCCTATTCCCTTATTTTCTATACATGTGTTAAAAATAATtgaacatttcaaataaaaaatcgcACAAAATCATTCGTCAAGgaaaattttaatgataaattcaTGATCTTCTTTAGCAGTCATGGATATCCATTGATGCCATAAATCACTGGCTCGACTCCTAATTTTGCAGGAAATTCTTAGGTAGAACATAAATAGAGGAGAGGCATTTGTGGTCCCCATTCCCTTAGAAGCAAAGAAAGAAGTCTGAATATGCCGTATACATACTATGAAGTATTTTGATTTGTTGACGTGAATGGAAACTCTTTTGCACAATTTTTTGCGGAGTGACTTTAAT
The sequence above is drawn from the Mytilus edulis unplaced genomic scaffold, xbMytEdul2.2 SCAFFOLD_184, whole genome shotgun sequence genome and encodes:
- the LOC139505674 gene encoding tubulin beta-2 chain-like (The sequence of the model RefSeq protein was modified relative to this genomic sequence to represent the inferred CDS: added 57 bases not found in genome assembly), producing the protein MREIVHIQAGQCGNQIGSKFWEVISDEHGIDPIGEYHGDSDLQLERISVYFSEANGNRYVPRAVLVDLEPGTMDSVRSGPFGQLFRPDNFVFGQSGAGNNWAKGHYTEGAELVENVVDVVRREVETCDCLQGFQLTHSLGGGTGSGMGTLLINKIREEYPDRIMVTFSVMPSPKVSDTVVEPYNATLSVHQLVENTDETFCIDNEALYDICFRTLKLTTPTYGDLNHLVSAAMSGITTCLRFPGQLNADLRKLAVNMVPFPRLHFFMPGFVPLTSRGSQQYRALSVPELTQQMFDAKNMMTACDPRHGRYLTVACIFRGRMSMKEVDEQMLNIQNKNSSYFVEWIPNNVKTAVCDIPPRGLKMSATFIGNSTAIQEIFKRISEQFTAMFRRKAFLHWYTGEGMDEMEFTEAESNMNDLVSEYQQYQDATADEQDFDEGEEEEEGEM